A region from the Canis lupus familiaris isolate Mischka breed German Shepherd chromosome 3, alternate assembly UU_Cfam_GSD_1.0, whole genome shotgun sequence genome encodes:
- the LOC102156563 gene encoding anaphase-promoting complex subunit 13-like has product MDSEVQRDGRILDLIDDAWREDKLPYEDVAIPLNELPEPEQDNGGTTESVKEQEMKWTDLALQYLHENIPPIGK; this is encoded by the coding sequence ATGGACAGTGAGGTACAGAGAGATGGAAGGATCTTGGATTTGATTGACGATGCTTGGCGAGAAGACAAGCTGCCATATGAGGATGTTGCAATACCACTGAATGAGCTTCCTGAACCTGAACAGGACAACGGTGGCACCACAGAATCTGTTAAAGAACAAGAAATGAAGTGGACTGACTTGGCCTTACAGTATCTCCATGAGAATATTCCCCCTATAGGAAAGTAA